Sequence from the bacterium genome:
TTTCCAGTCAGCAGATACAGGTTTTAGCAGTAACCAGTCTTTATTTTTTTCTTTTATCCAGACACCATGTTCTGCGGATAAAGAAATATCTAATTTACCAAACCATTTCTTTAATGTAGATTTATCTCGACCACTAACAAGCACCACCTCTGTATCTGGATATTCGGATAGAATACGGAGAAGTTTTAATAGTCTATTATCCGGTTTAGACCTCTGGGGTTTGTCTGTAAGCGGAACTAATGTTCCATCGTAATCTAAAAAGATAATTCTTGAATTAGAGGTTTTAAAATCTTTTATTATCTGTTCTTTTTCCAGATGAGATAAAAGTTTTGTCATTCGAGTCATTTTTTGTTTATTCAAGTCTAAAAGTTCGGAGATAAAATCACCTGCCCACCGAATAACATCATAATCACTCAGTCTTTTCTGCATAATTTTAATTCTTCTTGTTTGCTCTTTTATAGACATTGATAAGGCATCTTTTATGGCTTGAGCAATTTCTTGTTTATGGTTTGGGTTGATGATAATTGCCTCGCCAAGTTCCTTAGCCGCACCAGCCATCTCGCTTAAGATTAAAACCCCTTTTTTATCTGATTGTGAGGCAATATACTCCTTTGCTACCAGATTCATCCCATCCCTCAAAGGGCTGATTAAGGCAATATCCGCAACATTATACAAGGCAACTAATTGTTTAAACGGAATATGTTTATATTGATACTGGATGGGTGTCCAGCCGACATTTCCAAACCGACCATTGATTTTTCCGATAAATTCATCAATCTTGATTTTTATCCGTTGATAGCGTTCTACTCCGATTCGAGATGGAACAACGATTAACAAAAGAGTGATTTTATTATGCCAATGTGGATTTTCTTCAAGGAATAATTCATAGCCTTCCAGACGATTGATAATCCCCTTGGTATAATCAAGTCTATCTACGGAGAGTATGGTTTTTGTATTCATTAAGATTCTGGCAAACTCATCTTTTTCTTTCTGGACATCAGGGTCAGTAGCCGCCGCATAAAACTTTTTATAGTGAATACCCATAGGAAAGGTATCGGCACGAAGAATCCTATTATTTAAAGTTAGACTTCCAAGATTATGTTCTAATCCTGAAATCCGTAAAACACATCTCAGGAAACTCTGGGTATAATCAATTGTATGAAATCCAATTAAATCTGCTCCTAAAAGTCCCTCTAATATCTCTGTGCGCCATTTTTTAGGTAAAAGGCGATATATTTCATAAGGTGGGAATGGGATGTGCAGGAAAAAGCCAATAAGTGATTCTGGCCTTTTTTCGCGGATGAGTTTTGGAAGTAACAAAAGATGATAATCATGTATCCATAAAATATCATCTGACTTTAAAATTTTACAAATTGCCTCACAAAAAAATTCATTTACCTGTTTATAATAATTCCATAAATTTTCGTTAAATTCAGCATAGATAGGAAAACAATGAAACAATGGCCAGATAGTTTTGTTGCAAAATCCATGGTAGAAATTATCCATCTCTTTTTCCGGGATAAATACAGGTGAACAGTTATATTCCTTAATGGTTTTCCTTCTTAACCTACGCTGATATTTTTCTTTCACGGTTACCCCGGGCCACCCAATCCAGAGATGCTCAAGTGGTGTAAATGAAGAATCTTTCAAGGAATCAAGGTAGTCACTTAATCCAGTAACAAGTCCACCCGAACTTTTTACTAATTCCAGTTCCCCTTCTTTTTCTATAACCGTAAATGGTAATCTGTTAGAAACGATGAGTAATCTCATTAAATTTACCACCAATGTTATTTTAGATTTTAGATTGCTGATTTTTGATTGAAAAATAAATCCAAAATTTATGTAATACCTCTACAGGCAATGGGTCACTGAAATGGGGGATTCTCCTGAAAGTAGGAAGTAGGAGAGTAGGAAAGTAGGAAAGGGGGAGACATTGTCCCCAGAAGAGGAATACCGTGCACATCCTTTATCCCTTTCCTACTTACCTACTACCTACTTGCCTACTATTTTCATTGCTTTATCCTCCGCAGGTTAATGTTCATTCCCCCAAATAACTGACCCATTACCTCTACAGATATACAATATCCCCCTCATAAAACATCGATAAAAACAACAAGAGATAATCCTGGATATGTCTTGTAATCAAGAAATTATTTTTGATATGTTCTCGACCGTTTTCACCCAGTTTTTTTGCGTATTCAGGTTCATTAATAAGTCGTTTTATCCAATAAACAGTTCCTTCGATAGAGCGGGTCAAAACACCAGAATATTTATGAGTGATTTGAAGGGGGATGCCGCCAACTGCACCAGCGATGACTGGTTTTGCCTTCCAGAGTGCCTCTGCCACAGTTAAACCAAATCCTTCTTTCAACGATTTTTGTAAAACTACGCTCGAGGCTCGTTGTAAGGCATTTATTTCAATATCACTTGCTGGTGGAAGGAATAAAACAAAAATATCTCTATCCTTTTCTGCCTCATTTCTAACTTTGTTCAAAACCTCCATCCCTTCAGGGTCATCTGTTGCTCCGCCGCCGGCTAAAATTAGTTGACAATCAACATACTTCTTTACCTCAAAATATGCCCCAATTACACCTAATGGGTCTTTCAAATAATCAAATCTGGAGATTTGAGTAATAATCGGACGATTTTTATCAATCCCGTATCTTTCTAAAATAGAATCGATTACATCTTCCGGTATCTCTTTATTTTTATCACTTAACGGGTCAATTGACGGAGAAATAAGAACCTGCGGTATGCTAAGTTCCCTGGAAAAGGCTGGTGCTGAAAAGACAGCTGTATCATACTGGTTAATATATTGTTTTAAAAACTCCCAGATGTCTTTTTGTGGAGTTGAGAAATCTATATGGCAACGCCAGAGCCATTTTTTATCAAGATTCTTCTTTTCCTCAACTAAGGCAATTGGTTGAGAATCATGAACAAAAATAATATCACCAATAAGATTTAACTCCTGGGCATTGTTACGATTTATTTCGATAAAATATTCTAAGTCTTCATCTGAAAACTCGGTTTTTACCCCATGTAAGGCATTATGAATCTTTTTGGTTATCACAAAAAACCTTTCATTCCCTTTAATAACATCCCATCTAAAATCTATTCCTAACTGTTGAATTAAAGGTAACATCCTGGTCAGGATTTCAGCCACACCACCGCCAACTGCGGTTGAGTTTATATTTTGGATAACCTTTCCTTTGAGACAGTTAGCTAAAAAGTACAGGTCATCTATCACCTCTTGACCAACAATCTTTGTATAATTATTAATATTCAGCATATTTTCCCACCGCTTTAGAGGATTTTTCTGATAACATTTCCTTTATTTTAAAAGTAAGAATCTTGAAATTTTCGCTTTTATAATATTTTCTTTGAATTGGTTCCAATAAAGATCCAAGTTTAACTGTATAATCTTTCTGGGTAAGATTTTCTATTTCTTTAAGTAATGCATTTAGATTTTCAGGTGATGTTTCTATGTCAACACCCTTTTTAATTAAAAATTCTATATCATATACATCTCTTATTTCTTTTCTATTTAAAAATGCTTCTATCTTGGCTCTCATCATTTCTGATAACGCTACTACCTTTAAGAGGACTTGTATATTGGCATCTGGACTATAGGCAATGGCAGATGCAGTTTTAATCTTTCTAATCTCTTTTCTAATTTCAATTTTTAAGGCACGAGGATAATTTGGTGATTTTACTTCCAGAAGTATCGTATAGAATTTATTAGCGGTGTCAGTTAAGGTATAAAATTGTCCTATATAAGTTTTGAGGTCAGAGAATAACTTATTAAAATTGATTTTTTTAACAACCCAAAAATCCAGGTCCACAGAATAGCGGTCTAATCCATAGCAGAGCCGTAGCATTGTTCCACCACCAAATACCAGATAAGTCAAAAATCTACCACTATTCAATTTATCCAGGATTTCAAGCTCGAATTGTTCATTTTTTTTTAAATCTTGCATAATTTCCCCACGATTTTTAAGGTCTTTTCTGGATAGACTTCTATGAGTTTTTTGATTTTTGTTTTTTCCAGTTTATTGAAATCCAGAGCATTAAAATCTAATTTATATTTCCCAAAAGAGTAAAGATACATCGCATCAAGAAAGGCTTTTTCTTTAGAAGCAATAAAAATTCCGTCTTTTTTAATAAAATCGAAATAATACTGTTTATTTAACTTATAATAATTAAATATAGTATCTTTGATTTCGAGTTTTTGTGTTCGCTTCAAGCAGACACTTTCAAAAAAGTTTCTCTGAATTTGCGTAGTTACTTCATAATAAACCAGGGCAGTTTGTAAGGAGATATAAGAAGGCACTTGTAAGATATTAGCAATCTTCAAAAACTCATCACGATTATTACTTTCCCACCTTTGTCCTGAAGAATAATAATTATTCTTTAGTTTTAATAATATTTTCTTTTTAACATACCGCGAACAAAATACTCGTGCTGATTCCAATTTAATTCCCAGAGATTCTGCCAGGTCTTCAACAGTAAAATAAGGCGATTGAGCTAATGTTTGTAATTTAAGTATATTTTTACTAATCATAATATCTTATCACCTATGATATTTATATATCCTTAGTGTCGTGTTGAGTAAGTTTTACACGGGGCATCATCACGTTTCGTAACCTACAAATGGATAATTGGTAACTGGTAACTGGTTAAATAGATTCGTCCTCAGCTCAGCCGAACGGTATTTAATTACCAGTTACCAATTACCAGTTACCAATCACCAGTTACCAATTACCAGTTACCAATCACCAGTTACCAGAATTAAATTCCGTGCGTTATTTGTTCAACACGACACTTAGTAATAATTTGTCAGGTTATTATTCCATCAGCGAGATAATTTTTCCCCTTAAACTTTCGAGGGTATAAGCATAAGGGTCTAAATTTGCCATTTTGTTTGCCAGTTGAGCATAGCCAGCATCCCTGAACCATAAAGAGAAATCGTTATCTTCCTTTTTTAGTCTTAACCTTGCCTCAAAGATATGAAAATACAAGGAATCAGCACTTATTTTTTTGACTATATCCTTAAATTCGTTGAGATTGTTTGCCACATAAGGAGTTTTCAAGATAAAACTCTTTGAAGATACAAAATAAAACGCTTCATCTTCAGGACACTGGACATTCCGAGCGTCTTTTAAAAGGTGTTGTTCGATTATTTCCACAAATTTTTTCCTTATCTCTTCAATCCAATGAAACTGGATGATATTAATACTGAACAATTTTTCACCCAGTAGTTTCTCATTCAAAACATTATTAACCCAGTAGGCAAAATCGTTTGGAGGTTCTGGAACAAGATATTGATATTGTTGTAAAAACCTGTGAGTATGATGATAGATTGATGAGCCGGGAACTGTTTTTATCCCGTCTAATAATTCTTTTAAATCCCTTGCCTTTTTACCTAAGAGTATGGTTTGATTAAATCTGGTATAAAATAAAAATGGCTCCATAATGAATATTATATTCAGCATCCTATCAGATGTCAACTTTTATTTTCTTGCATTTTGCTATTCCCTGTGTTATAATTAAAAATATGAATCATTCCCTTAATTCAAACAAAGGTATAGCATTAATAATGACCTTATGGCTGGTGATGATACTTGCCATTATGGCATTTGAAATAGTAAATCTAATGCGAGTTGAATCAAATGTCGTCATCAATTTTAAGGAAGATGCCCAGGCATATTCCTTAGCCGAAGCAGGTGTTATTCAGGCGATAAATTCTTTGCTTACCGACGAATCTAAAGATTATGATTCTCTTGAAGATTCCTGGGCAAAGGGAATCTCTCAAGAATTACAAATTGGTAGTTTTACCGTTAAAATCGTTGATGAACAAAGAAAGATAAATATTAATGAAATAGACGCAAACATTTTACAGGAATTCATTAAACGATTTGTTTCAACAAAGGCTGATGAATTAACTGAAAATATCTGTGATTTTAAAGACGCAAATTTTAAAAAATGGGACGGAAGGCAAGAGGAAAAAGACAATAAAAATCTATTATTTGACACTATCTATGAGTTACAATTGGTAAAAGAAATGGTGTCTGATGAAAAAAATCTTTTTTATGACATTAAAGATTACATTACGGTTGTTGGACCAATAAACCTGAATATTATTGACGCCCCAATTCTTGCTACCTTGATGTATCAAACAGGAACCCAGACCGATAATCTAAAATTAGAGCAAAAAATCGAAGAATATGAAGATTTGGCAAATAAAGCTATTGATTTTAGAAAGGCGAAAAAACAAGGTGAAGGGGCATTACCTTACATCATTTCTAATACCGAGACAAGACTTATAACCGCTCTGGGTAAAGAACATTATGAAAATATAAAACCTTTTATTACCTGGCTTGGGAAGATAAATGTTAATACCGCCTCTAAAGAAGTTTTGTATGCTTATTTTTTAGGGACATTAGGGGCTGATTCGACTCATTTTGCGGATGAGATAATTAGTGCCCGCAATAAATCCCCATTTAAAACATATCTTGAGTTAGATGATAGAATAGCGGAGTTTAATACCATTAAAAAGGCTAATGATTATGTCCCTGTGCGTGAATATCTTACAGTAAAATCTACCCAGTTTACGATTGAATCCGTAGGACATTTAACCAACAGCCCTTTTACAAAAAAAATAACAGCCATTGTTGAACGAGAAGAAAAAAGTGGGAAATTTCAGGTAAAGATACTTAGCTGGCATGCAAGTTAAGATTATATTTAGACACGGATGAAACACGGAAAATTCGTGAA
This genomic interval carries:
- a CDS encoding glycosyltransferase, translated to MLNINNYTKIVGQEVIDDLYFLANCLKGKVIQNINSTAVGGGVAEILTRMLPLIQQLGIDFRWDVIKGNERFFVITKKIHNALHGVKTEFSDEDLEYFIEINRNNAQELNLIGDIIFVHDSQPIALVEEKKNLDKKWLWRCHIDFSTPQKDIWEFLKQYINQYDTAVFSAPAFSRELSIPQVLISPSIDPLSDKNKEIPEDVIDSILERYGIDKNRPIITQISRFDYLKDPLGVIGAYFEVKKYVDCQLILAGGGATDDPEGMEVLNKVRNEAEKDRDIFVLFLPPASDIEINALQRASSVVLQKSLKEGFGLTVAEALWKAKPVIAGAVGGIPLQITHKYSGVLTRSIEGTVYWIKRLINEPEYAKKLGENGREHIKNNFLITRHIQDYLLLFLSMFYEGDIVYL
- a CDS encoding type II secretion system protein GspK, with protein sequence MSTFIFLHFAIPCVIIKNMNHSLNSNKGIALIMTLWLVMILAIMAFEIVNLMRVESNVVINFKEDAQAYSLAEAGVIQAINSLLTDESKDYDSLEDSWAKGISQELQIGSFTVKIVDEQRKININEIDANILQEFIKRFVSTKADELTENICDFKDANFKKWDGRQEEKDNKNLLFDTIYELQLVKEMVSDEKNLFYDIKDYITVVGPINLNIIDAPILATLMYQTGTQTDNLKLEQKIEEYEDLANKAIDFRKAKKQGEGALPYIISNTETRLITALGKEHYENIKPFITWLGKINVNTASKEVLYAYFLGTLGADSTHFADEIISARNKSPFKTYLELDDRIAEFNTIKKANDYVPVREYLTVKSTQFTIESVGHLTNSPFTKKITAIVEREEKSGKFQVKILSWHAS
- a CDS encoding bifunctional alpha,alpha-trehalose-phosphate synthase (UDP-forming)/trehalose-phosphatase translates to MRLLIVSNRLPFTVIEKEGELELVKSSGGLVTGLSDYLDSLKDSSFTPLEHLWIGWPGVTVKEKYQRRLRRKTIKEYNCSPVFIPEKEMDNFYHGFCNKTIWPLFHCFPIYAEFNENLWNYYKQVNEFFCEAICKILKSDDILWIHDYHLLLLPKLIREKRPESLIGFFLHIPFPPYEIYRLLPKKWRTEILEGLLGADLIGFHTIDYTQSFLRCVLRISGLEHNLGSLTLNNRILRADTFPMGIHYKKFYAAATDPDVQKEKDEFARILMNTKTILSVDRLDYTKGIINRLEGYELFLEENPHWHNKITLLLIVVPSRIGVERYQRIKIKIDEFIGKINGRFGNVGWTPIQYQYKHIPFKQLVALYNVADIALISPLRDGMNLVAKEYIASQSDKKGVLILSEMAGAAKELGEAIIINPNHKQEIAQAIKDALSMSIKEQTRRIKIMQKRLSDYDVIRWAGDFISELLDLNKQKMTRMTKLLSHLEKEQIIKDFKTSNSRIIFLDYDGTLVPLTDKPQRSKPDNRLLKLLRILSEYPDTEVVLVSGRDKSTLKKWFGKLDISLSAEHGVWIKEKNKDWLLLKPVSADWKSKLYPLLKLAVDRLPASFIEEKEFSLVWHYRKSDPELASIRAKELIDDLISLTANIDVQILSGEKVIEIKSAGINKGVIATHFISNKNYEFILAIGDDATDEDMFKVLPQKAYSVTVGISSSFARYNIYDYKEVRRFITELVTG
- a CDS encoding DUF5752 family protein; amino-acid sequence: MLNIIFIMEPFLFYTRFNQTILLGKKARDLKELLDGIKTVPGSSIYHHTHRFLQQYQYLVPEPPNDFAYWVNNVLNEKLLGEKLFSINIIQFHWIEEIRKKFVEIIEQHLLKDARNVQCPEDEAFYFVSSKSFILKTPYVANNLNEFKDIVKKISADSLYFHIFEARLRLKKEDNDFSLWFRDAGYAQLANKMANLDPYAYTLESLRGKIISLME
- a CDS encoding nucleotidyl transferase AbiEii/AbiGii toxin family protein, which produces MQDLKKNEQFELEILDKLNSGRFLTYLVFGGGTMLRLCYGLDRYSVDLDFWVVKKINFNKLFSDLKTYIGQFYTLTDTANKFYTILLEVKSPNYPRALKIEIRKEIRKIKTASAIAYSPDANIQVLLKVVALSEMMRAKIEAFLNRKEIRDVYDIEFLIKKGVDIETSPENLNALLKEIENLTQKDYTVKLGSLLEPIQRKYYKSENFKILTFKIKEMLSEKSSKAVGKYAEY